One segment of Acropora muricata isolate sample 2 chromosome 8, ASM3666990v1, whole genome shotgun sequence DNA contains the following:
- the LOC136925917 gene encoding uncharacterized protein isoform X1 yields the protein MFRWHLNHDIDLAREVVAVRPGPGLTDWNLIAANLQAAWPEDPQRHLKGRSCKEHFEVMLTHHKEGNEAALKKSGTEEEYNAIHQLMDDAASYFADMQRDKGVKKIKKRATEDEDKQKGFEMRDAAMKTLKQKSSGSGSDEDEDDSQGPSRKKAKTRTHSGKRPDVVSFLENKNKAFTEFRERELEYKREQLAADIKLKQEQMELDKRRVGIQEQQMELQLQMMQALIQSKR from the exons ATGTTCAGATGGCATTTAAACCATGATATAGACCTTGCAAGAGAGGTTGTTGCTGTGAGGCCAGGACCTGGTTTAACCGACTGGAATCTTATTGCTGCGAATCTTCAGGCAGCATGGCCTGAAGATCCTCAGAGACATCTTAAGGGGCGCTCTTGCAAAGAACACTTTGAAGTGATGCTCACTCACCACAAAGAAGGAAACGAAGCTGCATTAAAGAA ATCTGGCACAGAGGAGGAATACAATGCAATCCATCAGTTGATGGATGATGCAGCTTCATATTTTGCTGACATGCAAAGAGACAAAGGGGtcaagaaaatcaagaaaagggCAACAGAAGatgaagataaacaaaaagGATTTGAGATGAGGGATGCAGCAATGAAAACTCTGAAGCAAA AATCTTCTGGAAGTGGAAGtgatgaagatgaagatgataGTCAGGGCCCAAGCAGGAAAAAAG CTAAGACCAGAACTCACTCAGGGAAAAGACCAGATGTTGTGTCAttccttgaaaataaaaataaagcttTCACAGAATTTCGTGAAAGAGAGTTGGAGTACAAGAGAGAGCAGTTGGCAGCAGACATAAAGTTGAAGCAAGAGCAGATGGAGCTGGACAAACGCAGAGTTGGCATACAAGAGCAGCAAATGGAGTTGCAATTGCAAATGATGCAAGCACTCATTCAATCTAAAAGATAA
- the LOC136925917 gene encoding uncharacterized protein isoform X2: MFRWHLNHDIDLAREVVAVRPGPGLTDWNLIAANLQAAWPEDPQRHLKGRSCKEHFEVMLTHHKEGNEAALKKSGTEEEYNAIHQLMDDAASYFADMQRDKGVKKIKKRATEDEDKQKGFEMRDAAMKTLKQTKTRTHSGKRPDVVSFLENKNKAFTEFRERELEYKREQLAADIKLKQEQMELDKRRVGIQEQQMELQLQMMQALIQSKR, translated from the exons ATGTTCAGATGGCATTTAAACCATGATATAGACCTTGCAAGAGAGGTTGTTGCTGTGAGGCCAGGACCTGGTTTAACCGACTGGAATCTTATTGCTGCGAATCTTCAGGCAGCATGGCCTGAAGATCCTCAGAGACATCTTAAGGGGCGCTCTTGCAAAGAACACTTTGAAGTGATGCTCACTCACCACAAAGAAGGAAACGAAGCTGCATTAAAGAA ATCTGGCACAGAGGAGGAATACAATGCAATCCATCAGTTGATGGATGATGCAGCTTCATATTTTGCTGACATGCAAAGAGACAAAGGGGtcaagaaaatcaagaaaagggCAACAGAAGatgaagataaacaaaaagGATTTGAGATGAGGGATGCAGCAATGAAAACTCTGAAGCAAA CTAAGACCAGAACTCACTCAGGGAAAAGACCAGATGTTGTGTCAttccttgaaaataaaaataaagcttTCACAGAATTTCGTGAAAGAGAGTTGGAGTACAAGAGAGAGCAGTTGGCAGCAGACATAAAGTTGAAGCAAGAGCAGATGGAGCTGGACAAACGCAGAGTTGGCATACAAGAGCAGCAAATGGAGTTGCAATTGCAAATGATGCAAGCACTCATTCAATCTAAAAGATAA